Proteins encoded together in one Marinobacter sp. Arc7-DN-1 window:
- the cydC gene encoding thiol reductant ABC exporter subunit CydC: MRELKPWLDLICKRPGRLVMGGFLILATLLSGIALLAISGWFITETALVGLLLAAGVAATINLYVPGGAIRLFAVSRTVFRYLERVYNHDTVLRLLTDIRVALFRGLSLASRSHRSELTGAQWLSRLTSDVDSLDTLYLRLIAPTALAALVSVLVVMLAAVLFDLQTAMLVGLVLLVAFLIATIGVYLRTRHLSAGQSDRQEALRTAVVEHIEGFAELTAAGRTGKHAAGLMRQAHQVTSEQAKADARIGWHLAGAHLLINLSAVFALWAGFALYQAGTLSGPVLVLLPIALLGLAEAYTMLPDAFGKLGATVASATRLNRDCRASQPAVHSGAVDLPADTALLAENITVKHAGYAPLFKHFELEVQAGERLGILGHSGSGKSSLADTFAGVLPAHGTFACQERVYLTQKTVLFEDTLRANLLLGSPAASDTDLWSILEQVELAERFASEPDQLDTWLGSAGSRLSGGEARRVALARVLLNPAPLVVLDEPFTGLDAETRARIAKRMDGLLDGKTVISLAHGPDALPGTDRVIYLSR, translated from the coding sequence ATGCGTGAACTGAAACCCTGGCTGGACCTGATCTGCAAACGCCCTGGCCGGCTTGTAATGGGTGGGTTCCTGATTCTGGCAACCCTGCTCTCCGGCATTGCCCTGCTCGCGATTTCCGGCTGGTTTATCACAGAAACGGCGCTGGTGGGACTTCTTCTGGCTGCCGGAGTTGCCGCTACCATCAATCTGTATGTGCCCGGCGGGGCCATCCGGCTCTTTGCGGTGTCCCGCACGGTGTTCCGGTATCTGGAGCGGGTGTACAACCACGATACGGTGTTGCGCTTGCTGACCGACATCCGGGTGGCGCTGTTCCGGGGACTATCTCTCGCGAGCCGGAGCCACAGGAGTGAGCTGACGGGGGCCCAATGGCTGTCAAGACTGACCAGCGATGTCGATTCCCTGGACACCCTGTATCTTCGGCTGATCGCACCAACCGCACTTGCTGCGCTGGTTTCCGTACTGGTCGTGATGCTGGCAGCGGTGCTCTTTGATTTACAGACAGCCATGCTGGTGGGCCTGGTACTGCTGGTGGCGTTCCTGATCGCTACCATCGGCGTTTATCTGCGAACCCGACACCTCTCAGCCGGGCAGAGTGACCGGCAGGAAGCCCTGCGAACCGCCGTGGTTGAACACATCGAGGGTTTTGCGGAGCTGACCGCGGCCGGAAGAACCGGAAAACATGCGGCCGGGTTGATGCGCCAGGCTCATCAGGTAACCTCAGAGCAGGCTAAGGCAGACGCCCGGATTGGCTGGCACCTGGCCGGTGCTCACCTGTTGATCAACCTTTCTGCCGTTTTCGCGCTCTGGGCCGGTTTTGCCCTGTATCAGGCCGGTACATTATCCGGGCCGGTGCTGGTTCTTTTGCCGATTGCCCTGCTCGGACTGGCAGAAGCCTACACCATGCTGCCGGATGCATTCGGCAAGCTGGGGGCGACCGTGGCCTCGGCTACACGCCTGAACCGGGATTGCCGGGCAAGTCAACCGGCTGTTCATTCCGGCGCTGTGGATCTGCCGGCGGATACCGCGCTTCTGGCAGAGAATATCACAGTAAAACATGCGGGTTACGCGCCATTGTTCAAACATTTCGAGCTTGAGGTTCAGGCCGGCGAGCGACTTGGAATCCTTGGCCATTCCGGTAGTGGCAAGTCTTCCCTGGCGGACACCTTCGCCGGGGTGCTGCCAGCACATGGCACATTCGCGTGCCAGGAACGGGTTTATCTGACCCAGAAAACCGTGCTGTTTGAGGATACTCTGAGAGCAAATCTGTTGCTGGGCTCCCCGGCGGCGAGCGATACCGACCTGTGGAGCATTCTGGAGCAGGTGGAGCTGGCGGAGCGGTTCGCTTCGGAACCGGACCAGCTTGATACCTGGCTGGGAAGCGCGGGCAGCCGGCTGTCTGGTGGTGAGGCTCGGCGGGTGGCGCTGGCGCGGGTATTGCTGAACCCTGCCCCGCTGGTGGTTCTGGATGAGCCGTTTACCGGCCTGGATGCTGAGACCCGGGCTCGAATAGCGAAACGGATGGATGGTCTTCTGGACGGGAAAACGGTAATCAGCCTGGCGCACGGGCCGGATGCCCTTCCGGGCACCGACCGCGTGATTTACCTGAGCCGCTAG
- a CDS encoding class I SAM-dependent methyltransferase produces MSFYEDRILPHIIDCACSMGQVMKLRSQVVPHAKGRVLEVGMGSAINLEFYNPDQVEMVYGLEPSDGMRRKAQTNLARSPVKVEWLDLPGEKIPLEDHSVDTVLLTFTLCTIPDWHTALQQMKRVLKPGGELLFLEHGESPHDSTRKWQHRITPGWKKLAGGCHLNRHIADLIRHAGFEILELENLYIPKAPKIAGYIYKGRAIKPAEA; encoded by the coding sequence ATGAGCTTTTACGAGGACCGGATACTGCCACACATCATAGACTGCGCTTGTTCCATGGGCCAGGTGATGAAACTGCGCAGCCAGGTAGTACCCCACGCTAAGGGCCGGGTGCTGGAAGTGGGTATGGGCTCCGCCATCAACCTGGAATTCTATAACCCCGACCAGGTAGAGATGGTGTACGGCCTTGAGCCCTCAGACGGCATGCGCCGCAAGGCCCAAACCAATCTCGCCCGCTCTCCAGTCAAGGTAGAATGGCTGGACCTGCCCGGAGAGAAAATCCCACTGGAAGACCACTCCGTGGACACCGTTCTGCTCACCTTTACCCTGTGCACCATCCCGGACTGGCACACCGCGCTCCAGCAAATGAAGCGGGTGCTAAAGCCCGGCGGCGAACTCCTGTTCCTGGAGCACGGCGAATCACCCCACGACAGCACCCGAAAATGGCAACACCGCATCACCCCGGGCTGGAAGAAACTCGCTGGCGGCTGCCACCTGAACCGCCACATCGCCGACCTGATCCGGCACGCCGGCTTCGAAATCCTGGAGCTGGAAAACCTCTATATTCCCAAGGCGCCGAAGATCGCCGGCTACATCTACAAGGGCAGGGCCATCAAGCCTGCAGAGGCCTGA
- the cydD gene encoding thiol reductant ABC exporter subunit CydD produces MAEPRADGGGETAAANQQAVKQWLGQLARGNRLWIRGTVAAGAVAGLATIVQMFLLARIIHLGVTDNVPVAELTPLFLGLILAILIRAIGQGFQTRLAARCSEQVRRDARRQIHKHWQATGPVGLGQSSAGTLAREWIDHVEALHGYFARFLPQMSLSMIVPLLVLALVFWLDWLAGIFLVLSAPLIPVFMALVGMGAEKLNQQHFETISRLSGQFLDKVRGLTTLQLFGQTTGAAELIRKRSDYYRRITMKTLRIAFLSSAVLEFFASVAIAVIAIYIGFGLLGYITYGPSGELTLFSGLLILLLAPEFFQPLRTLSQHYHDRAAAMGAGAEILERLNRKVDRHRSVELADTAAAIDVIELNSVSKVFRADHQVLKELSLTIRQGDVIALTGPSGGGKSTLLHLLAGFMAPDSGTIQLFGQTPGSFRFGWLGQKGFLVQGTWADNLRLTTPDASDIAIAAALRNVGLGPLLDSRKDGIHSTVSEDGHGLSGGQARRLSLARIFLANYDLILLDEPTAGLDCDSEVFVLEALHKLAVAGKTLIFSTHHQALLTLANRVLLVSGGEVRDA; encoded by the coding sequence GTGGCTGAGCCACGGGCTGACGGGGGCGGAGAGACAGCCGCCGCCAACCAGCAAGCCGTGAAGCAGTGGCTTGGGCAACTGGCCCGTGGCAACCGTCTCTGGATCCGGGGTACGGTTGCGGCGGGTGCGGTTGCCGGGCTGGCCACCATTGTCCAGATGTTCCTTCTCGCCCGGATTATTCATCTGGGTGTGACCGATAACGTTCCCGTTGCGGAACTGACTCCCCTCTTTCTTGGCCTGATTCTGGCCATCCTCATTCGCGCTATTGGCCAGGGCTTTCAGACCCGGCTTGCCGCCCGCTGCAGCGAGCAGGTGCGCCGGGATGCCCGGCGGCAGATTCACAAGCACTGGCAAGCCACTGGCCCGGTCGGGTTGGGCCAGTCTTCAGCCGGCACCCTCGCCCGGGAATGGATAGACCATGTTGAGGCCCTGCACGGCTACTTCGCCCGCTTCCTTCCGCAAATGAGCCTTTCGATGATTGTGCCTTTGCTGGTTCTGGCTCTGGTGTTCTGGCTGGATTGGCTGGCAGGGATCTTTCTTGTGCTCTCGGCCCCTTTGATTCCGGTTTTTATGGCCCTGGTGGGGATGGGCGCGGAAAAGCTGAACCAGCAGCATTTCGAGACCATCAGCCGGCTCTCCGGGCAGTTCCTGGACAAGGTTCGCGGGCTGACAACTCTTCAACTGTTTGGCCAGACCACCGGTGCCGCCGAGCTTATTCGCAAGCGGTCGGACTATTACCGGCGTATCACCATGAAAACCTTGCGGATCGCCTTCCTGTCGTCGGCGGTGCTGGAGTTCTTTGCCTCGGTTGCCATCGCGGTAATCGCGATCTATATCGGGTTTGGCCTGCTGGGTTACATCACCTATGGGCCTTCGGGGGAGCTGACGTTATTCTCGGGGCTGCTGATCCTGTTGCTGGCTCCGGAGTTCTTTCAGCCGCTGAGGACCCTCTCCCAGCACTACCATGACCGTGCCGCGGCTATGGGGGCCGGCGCGGAGATTCTTGAGCGCCTGAACAGAAAGGTGGATCGCCATCGGTCGGTTGAACTGGCGGACACAGCCGCCGCAATCGATGTGATTGAGCTGAATTCGGTGTCAAAGGTGTTCCGGGCTGACCATCAGGTTCTGAAGGAACTGTCGCTGACGATCCGGCAGGGCGACGTTATTGCCCTTACCGGTCCCTCCGGTGGCGGGAAATCCACCCTGTTGCACCTGCTGGCCGGCTTTATGGCACCGGACAGCGGTACCATCCAGCTGTTCGGCCAGACTCCCGGCAGTTTCCGGTTTGGCTGGCTGGGACAGAAAGGGTTTCTGGTTCAGGGCACATGGGCGGACAACCTTCGGCTGACCACGCCGGACGCCTCCGATATTGCCATTGCAGCTGCCCTGCGCAATGTTGGCCTGGGCCCCCTGCTGGACAGTCGGAAAGACGGAATTCACAGTACAGTGTCCGAAGACGGTCACGGCCTTTCTGGCGGGCAGGCGCGGCGCCTGAGTCTGGCCCGTATCTTCCTGGCCAATTACGATCTGATCCTGCTGGACGAGCCCACGGCGGGTCTGGACTGCGACAGTGAAGTGTTTGTGCTGGAGGCCCTGCACAAATTGGCGGTGGCTGGCAAAACCCTGATTTTTTCCACCCATCACCAGGCCTTGCTTACACTGGCCAACCGGGTGCTGCTGGTGTCCGGCGGGGAGGTTCGGGATGCGTGA